In a single window of the Sediminicoccus sp. KRV36 genome:
- a CDS encoding tripartite tricarboxylate transporter substrate binding protein has product MNRRTLLAAATSAPFAAHAQTGEWPRQPLRVILPFASGGVTDLTARLLAPGLQQRLGQPVIIEGRTGAGGTIAAELVARATDGHTLFSTTGATNSIAPALFPTLRYDPVRDFQPISFIARVPHVVLVNPASGLTNIQELIALLRREPGRHNYASTGAGSITHLAPELFLQLAGVQATHIPTRGSGPAIIELLAGRVTFMIDALAPAIGQVQQGSLKALGAGTRTRIPNMPDLVPVAEQGLPDFESYTWAAIYMTAGAPPAVVQRLHAATVAAARDTDVTRRFFELGYELVASTPEELARIQREEYVKWGAVIRRADIKPES; this is encoded by the coding sequence ATGAACCGCCGCACCCTCCTGGCCGCAGCGACTTCGGCACCCTTTGCCGCTCATGCCCAGACGGGCGAATGGCCACGCCAGCCGCTGCGCGTGATCCTGCCCTTCGCCTCGGGCGGCGTTACCGATCTCACGGCACGGCTGCTGGCACCCGGGTTGCAACAGCGGCTGGGCCAGCCCGTCATCATCGAGGGGCGCACCGGGGCGGGCGGCACGATCGCGGCCGAGCTGGTGGCGCGCGCGACCGATGGCCACACGCTGTTCAGCACCACAGGCGCCACCAACAGCATCGCACCCGCGCTGTTCCCGACGCTGCGCTATGATCCGGTGCGGGATTTCCAGCCGATCAGCTTCATCGCGCGCGTGCCGCATGTGGTGCTGGTGAACCCGGCCTCCGGGCTGACCAACATCCAGGAGCTGATCGCCCTGCTGCGGCGGGAACCGGGGCGGCACAACTATGCCTCCACCGGGGCTGGCTCCATCACCCACCTGGCGCCCGAGTTGTTCCTGCAGCTGGCCGGCGTTCAGGCCACGCATATCCCGACGCGAGGCTCCGGCCCCGCCATCATCGAGCTGCTGGCCGGGCGCGTGACCTTCATGATTGACGCGCTCGCGCCGGCCATCGGCCAGGTGCAGCAGGGCAGCCTCAAGGCGCTCGGCGCCGGCACCAGGACGCGCATCCCGAACATGCCGGATCTGGTCCCCGTGGCCGAGCAGGGGCTGCCGGATTTCGAGAGCTACACCTGGGCCGCCATCTACATGACCGCCGGCGCGCCGCCCGCTGTGGTGCAACGCCTGCACGCCGCCACCGTCGCCGCTGCGCGCGACACGGATGTGACGCGGCGCTTCTTCGAACTGGGCTACGAGCTGGTGGCCTCGACGCCCGAGGAGCTGGCCCGCATCCAGCGCGAGGAATATGTGAAATGGGGCGCGGTG
- a CDS encoding acyclic terpene utilization AtuA family protein: MDRFLVGNGAGFSGDRVDAPLPVLRTLIASGLPSAMFFETLGERTVALAHLEKRRDPEAGYEPMLERLLEPILALAKQHGIPLLGNWGAANPPAAARAVARLAMAQGMPDLRIALVEGDDVTGLVAGGQLPVHEADAGLDMGAWNLIAANAYIGAEPLIEALALGADVIVAGRTSDPALAIAPLAHHFGWRADDWEKLALGAATGHLLECGSQVTGGVFWDPGYKDIPDPANIGFPIAEVTRDGGLVITKAADTGGLVDLRTVKEQLLYELHDPTHYITPDVVLDISHCTLEQLGQDRVAVHGLRGHPRPDTLKVTASFEGSWLGEGEVSVAGPNALARARATADVLLERMKIRGLDVRARVDLIGVASVHDSDDGALWRGYDGPEPPEIRIRLAVEARTRDDADQAAREVLAMLCCGTAGTGGARWRVTPRILTRSHLVLRERVPVTVSVRTAREILS; encoded by the coding sequence ATGGACCGCTTTCTCGTCGGCAATGGCGCGGGGTTTTCGGGCGACCGGGTGGATGCGCCGCTCCCCGTGCTACGCACGCTGATCGCCAGCGGCCTGCCCTCTGCCATGTTCTTCGAAACGCTGGGCGAACGCACCGTGGCCCTCGCCCATCTGGAAAAGCGCCGTGACCCCGAGGCAGGGTATGAGCCCATGCTGGAGCGGCTGCTGGAACCCATCCTGGCGCTGGCCAAACAGCACGGCATTCCACTCCTGGGCAATTGGGGTGCCGCAAATCCCCCCGCCGCCGCGCGCGCCGTGGCACGCCTCGCGATGGCGCAGGGCATGCCCGATCTGCGGATCGCGCTGGTGGAGGGCGATGACGTGACGGGCCTGGTCGCCGGCGGCCAATTGCCGGTGCATGAGGCGGATGCGGGCCTCGACATGGGCGCCTGGAACCTCATCGCCGCCAATGCCTATATCGGCGCGGAGCCGCTGATCGAGGCGCTGGCGCTGGGCGCCGATGTCATCGTCGCGGGCCGCACCAGCGACCCCGCACTGGCCATTGCGCCGCTGGCGCATCACTTCGGCTGGCGGGCGGATGATTGGGAGAAGCTGGCCCTGGGGGCGGCCACCGGGCATCTGCTGGAATGTGGGAGCCAGGTGACCGGCGGCGTCTTCTGGGACCCGGGCTACAAGGACATCCCTGACCCCGCAAATATCGGCTTTCCCATCGCGGAAGTGACGCGGGATGGCGGCCTGGTCATCACCAAGGCCGCCGATACCGGCGGCCTCGTGGATCTGCGGACGGTAAAGGAGCAATTGCTCTACGAACTGCACGACCCCACGCACTACATCACGCCCGACGTGGTGCTGGATATCAGCCATTGCACGCTGGAACAGCTGGGCCAGGACCGCGTGGCGGTGCACGGCCTGCGCGGCCATCCGCGCCCCGATACGCTGAAGGTGACTGCGAGCTTCGAGGGCAGCTGGCTGGGCGAGGGCGAGGTTTCGGTCGCCGGTCCCAATGCCCTCGCCCGCGCCCGCGCCACCGCCGATGTGCTGCTGGAGCGCATGAAGATCCGCGGGCTGGACGTCCGCGCGCGCGTGGATCTGATCGGCGTCGCCAGCGTGCATGACAGCGATGATGGCGCGCTATGGCGCGGCTATGACGGGCCGGAGCCACCCGAAATCCGCATCCGCCTGGCCGTCGAGGCCCGCACGCGCGACGATGCGGACCAGGCCGCGCGCGAGGTGCTGGCCATGCTGTGCTGCGGCACTGCGGGCACGGGCGGGGCGCGCTGGCGCGTGACACCGCGCATCCTGACGCGCAGCCACCTGGTGCTGCGGGAGCGTGTGCCGGTCACGGTTTCGGTGCGGACAGCGCGGGAGATTTTATCGTGA
- the glpK gene encoding glycerol kinase GlpK: protein MPLLLALDQGTTSTRAIAFDARLVPLATAQMDLPQHFPAPGWVEHEPEDIAGHAIAVLREALAKAGGTARDVAGIGITNQRETTLLWERATGRAVSRAIVWQDRRTAAACHEFRAAGHEPLVTARTGLLLDPYFSATKLAWLLDNTPGARAAAERGELCFGTVESFLLFRLTEGRVHATDATNAARTMLFEIHRGIWDAELCALFRVPMGILPEVRDCAAPFGETTLLGGSIPILGMAGDQQAATMGQACFTPGMMKSTYGTGCFALLVTGAEAVASSNRLLTTIAWQLQGKRAYALEGSIFMAGATVQWLRDGLGIIQHAREAGEWAAHANPAERVHLVPAFTGLGAPWWDAAARGAILGLTRASGRAEICRAALESVALQTSDLLDAMRRDWPALQETVLRVDGGMVASDWTMQFLADILGAAVDRPEVPETTALGAAYLAGLQAGLLPPPGDAPTHWRLERRFLPGMAPEEAARRKSDWHHAVRSVLSP, encoded by the coding sequence ATGCCCCTGCTGCTCGCCCTGGACCAGGGCACGACCTCGACACGCGCCATCGCCTTCGATGCGCGGCTGGTGCCGCTTGCCACGGCCCAGATGGACTTGCCGCAGCATTTCCCAGCACCCGGTTGGGTGGAGCATGAGCCGGAGGATATCGCGGGCCACGCCATCGCCGTATTGCGTGAGGCGCTGGCCAAGGCGGGTGGGACGGCGCGGGACGTCGCTGGCATCGGCATCACCAATCAGCGCGAGACGACGCTGCTCTGGGAGCGCGCCACGGGCCGCGCCGTCAGCCGCGCCATCGTCTGGCAGGATCGCCGCACCGCCGCCGCTTGCCACGAATTCCGCGCGGCGGGGCATGAACCCCTGGTCACGGCCCGCACCGGCCTGCTGCTGGACCCCTATTTCTCCGCCACCAAGCTCGCCTGGCTGCTCGACAACACGCCAGGCGCCCGCGCCGCCGCCGAGCGGGGCGAGCTCTGCTTCGGCACGGTGGAGAGCTTCCTGCTGTTTCGCCTGACCGAAGGGCGCGTCCACGCGACCGATGCGACCAATGCCGCGCGTACCATGCTCTTTGAAATCCACCGCGGCATCTGGGACGCCGAACTCTGCGCCCTGTTCCGCGTGCCCATGGGCATCCTGCCGGAGGTGCGCGACTGCGCGGCCCCTTTTGGCGAGACCACGCTGCTGGGCGGCTCCATCCCCATCCTGGGCATGGCGGGGGATCAGCAGGCAGCGACCATGGGCCAGGCCTGCTTCACGCCCGGCATGATGAAATCCACCTATGGCACCGGCTGCTTCGCGCTGCTGGTCACGGGGGCGGAGGCGGTGGCCTCCAGCAACCGCCTGCTCACCACCATCGCCTGGCAATTGCAGGGCAAGCGGGCCTATGCGCTGGAGGGCTCGATCTTCATGGCGGGCGCCACGGTGCAATGGCTGCGCGATGGCCTCGGCATCATCCAGCATGCGCGTGAGGCCGGCGAATGGGCCGCCCACGCCAATCCCGCCGAGCGGGTGCACCTGGTGCCCGCCTTCACCGGCCTGGGCGCGCCCTGGTGGGATGCGGCCGCGCGCGGCGCCATCCTCGGCCTGACCCGTGCGTCCGGCCGCGCCGAGATCTGCCGCGCCGCGCTGGAATCCGTCGCTCTCCAGACCAGCGACCTGCTGGACGCCATGCGGCGCGACTGGCCGGCCTTGCAGGAGACGGTGCTGCGCGTGGATGGCGGCATGGTGGCGAGCGATTGGACCATGCAATTCCTGGCCGATATCCTGGGTGCGGCGGTGGATCGCCCCGAAGTGCCGGAGACGACCGCGCTGGGGGCCGCCTATCTCGCCGGCCTCCAGGCCGGGCTGCTGCCACCGCCTGGCGATGCACCCACCCATTGGCGGCTGGAGCGCCGCTTCCTCCCCGGCATGGCGCCCGAGGAGGCGGCGCGGCGCAAGAGCGACTGGCACCACGCCGTGCGAAGCGTGCTCAGCCCATGA
- a CDS encoding M20 aminoacylase family protein, which translates to MPVNNRIAAMAPEIAEWRQTIHANPELGFEEHATSALVAEKLAAWGIEVHRGIAGTGLVGVLRNGDSGRSIGLRADMDCLPMTEETGAPHASKTPGKMHACGHDGHTAMLLGAAKYLAETRNFNGTVNFIFQPAEEGPGGGRVMVEEGLFERFPCDSVYGIHNDPSLALGETSIVAGPILASADTVTFHIRGLGGHAARPHMAIDPVLIGAQLVVALQGIVSRRVDPLDSAVLSLCMFHAGSASNVIPETCEIKGTIRTLKKETRAAMERHIKRIAASVADAFEAEIRVEWKSGYPVTVNHEREADLAAKAAAKVFAPEGIIRKRPPIMGAEDFSYMLEKRPGAFVKLGQKAPDGKGGVPVHHPKYDFNDDAAPLGVGFFSALVEQELPRS; encoded by the coding sequence ATGCCTGTCAACAACCGCATCGCCGCCATGGCGCCCGAAATCGCCGAATGGCGCCAGACCATCCACGCCAATCCCGAGCTTGGCTTCGAGGAGCATGCGACCAGCGCCCTGGTGGCCGAGAAGCTGGCCGCCTGGGGGATCGAGGTGCATCGCGGCATCGCCGGCACCGGCCTGGTGGGCGTGTTGCGGAATGGGGATTCGGGCCGCTCCATCGGCCTGCGCGCCGATATGGACTGCCTGCCGATGACCGAGGAAACCGGTGCGCCGCATGCCTCCAAAACCCCTGGCAAGATGCATGCCTGCGGCCATGACGGCCACACCGCCATGCTGCTGGGTGCCGCCAAATACCTGGCCGAGACGCGCAATTTCAACGGCACCGTGAACTTCATCTTCCAGCCGGCCGAGGAGGGCCCGGGCGGTGGCCGCGTCATGGTCGAGGAAGGGCTGTTCGAGCGTTTTCCGTGCGACAGCGTCTATGGAATCCACAATGACCCTTCGCTCGCGCTGGGCGAGACTTCCATCGTGGCCGGGCCAATTCTGGCCTCCGCCGATACTGTCACGTTCCATATCCGCGGCTTGGGTGGCCATGCGGCGCGGCCGCATATGGCGATCGACCCCGTGCTGATCGGCGCGCAGCTGGTGGTGGCGCTGCAGGGCATCGTCTCGCGCCGGGTGGACCCGCTGGACAGCGCGGTGCTGTCCCTGTGCATGTTCCATGCCGGAAGCGCCTCCAACGTCATCCCCGAGACCTGCGAGATCAAGGGCACCATCCGCACGCTGAAGAAGGAAACGCGCGCGGCGATGGAGCGCCACATCAAGCGCATCGCGGCCTCCGTCGCGGATGCCTTCGAGGCGGAAATCCGGGTGGAGTGGAAGTCGGGCTATCCTGTCACGGTGAACCATGAGCGTGAGGCAGACCTTGCGGCCAAGGCGGCCGCCAAGGTCTTCGCGCCCGAGGGGATCATCCGCAAGCGCCCGCCCATCATGGGGGCCGAGGATTTCTCCTACATGCTGGAGAAGCGGCCGGGCGCCTTCGTGAAGCTCGGCCAGAAGGCGCCGGACGGGAAGGGCGGCGTGCCGGTGCACCACCCGAAATATGATTTCAACGACGATGCGGCGCCGCTGGGGGTGGGTTTCTTCAGCGCGCTTGTGGAGCAGGAACTGCCGCGTTCGTAA
- a CDS encoding tripartite tricarboxylate transporter substrate binding protein, whose translation MKRRNLLTATGLGLAAPALAQSPSWPAGRQVRIIITYPPGGTTDFVARLFAQRLGEQTGGNFIVENRAGGGGVVGWTAAVRAPNDGTALLLTDNSLATAPPLHANLGFDIAADFTPISLLVDYPTVFVVPANSPVRSLRDFVEAARGQAADANFYGSMGAGSSPHLYTEYLQDLVGIRLTHVPYRGMGPAFTDLLAGRIGLLIAAPPTVLGAVRDGRARAIAIGTQGGRIPALPDVPTARELGINFTYSFWYGLLGPRGMEPALVSRIQEEIGKVLATPEVRERFVQQGATPVGGDGAALRSVMESDLARWSEVVRAKNITLQN comes from the coding sequence ATGAAGCGCCGCAATCTTCTGACCGCGACAGGGCTCGGCCTGGCCGCGCCCGCATTGGCGCAATCGCCGAGCTGGCCGGCTGGGCGGCAGGTTCGCATCATCATCACCTACCCGCCCGGCGGCACCACGGATTTCGTGGCGCGCCTGTTCGCCCAGCGCCTGGGCGAGCAGACGGGCGGCAATTTCATCGTGGAGAACCGCGCGGGCGGCGGCGGCGTGGTGGGCTGGACGGCGGCCGTGCGGGCACCCAATGACGGCACGGCCCTGTTGCTGACCGACAACTCCCTGGCCACCGCGCCACCGCTGCATGCCAATCTCGGCTTCGATATCGCGGCCGATTTCACGCCCATCTCGTTGCTGGTGGACTACCCGACGGTCTTCGTCGTGCCGGCCAATTCCCCGGTGCGCAGCCTGCGTGACTTCGTGGAGGCCGCGCGCGGCCAGGCGGCGGATGCGAATTTCTACGGCTCGATGGGGGCTGGCTCCTCACCGCATCTCTACACCGAGTATCTCCAGGACCTGGTCGGCATCCGGCTGACCCATGTGCCTTACCGCGGCATGGGGCCAGCCTTTACCGACCTGCTGGCCGGACGCATCGGCCTGCTCATCGCGGCCCCACCGACCGTGCTGGGTGCCGTGCGTGACGGCCGCGCAAGGGCGATTGCCATCGGCACCCAAGGGGGGCGCATTCCCGCCTTGCCCGATGTGCCGACCGCCCGCGAACTCGGCATCAACTTCACCTATTCCTTCTGGTACGGCCTGCTCGGCCCGCGCGGGATGGAGCCTGCGCTCGTGTCCCGCATCCAGGAGGAGATCGGCAAGGTGCTGGCCACGCCGGAAGTGCGCGAGCGCTTCGTGCAGCAGGGAGCGACGCCGGTGGGCGGCGATGGCGCGGCCTTGCGTTCGGTGATGGAGAGCGACCTGGCGCGCTGGAGCGAGGTTGTTCGCGCGAAGAACATCACCTTGCAGAACTGA
- a CDS encoding cobalamin-independent methionine synthase II family protein, whose amino-acid sequence MPSTGRILTTHTGSLPRPRALTKLHARRARGEAVDAQELAAASSAAVQAIIPKQRAAGIDIPNDGEQGRESFVLYLRDRLTGLGGSSARGGFQDIDAYPEFKAEMQAGLAGKEAASVTSNLPAAIGPVTYVGTAAMQAECAEFRAALGSPDAPGFMAAPSPGILAAVVQNQHYASDDAYLDALAHALRAEYGAILAAGFTLQIDCPDLALERHGAWQDKPLSAFLHFSERVVAAINRAIEGLPRQRIRLHVCWGNYEAPHDHDVPFEDIWPVIRQAQVGGFVLPFANPRHAHEHRVFRRMPLAEDQILVAGVIDTLTNFVEHPEVVAERLERIAESMGDPRRLMAGTDCGFDTSAGRGRVVAEVVWAKLRSMAEGARIASGRLLGPG is encoded by the coding sequence ATGCCATCAACCGGGCGCATCCTGACCACCCATACGGGCAGCCTGCCGCGGCCGCGCGCCCTGACCAAGCTGCACGCCCGCCGCGCTCGGGGCGAGGCAGTGGACGCGCAGGAACTGGCCGCCGCCTCCAGCGCCGCCGTCCAGGCCATCATCCCGAAGCAGCGCGCGGCCGGCATTGATATCCCGAATGATGGCGAGCAGGGGCGCGAATCCTTCGTGCTGTATCTGCGGGACCGTCTGACCGGCCTCGGTGGCAGCAGCGCGCGTGGCGGCTTCCAGGATATTGACGCCTATCCGGAATTCAAGGCCGAGATGCAGGCCGGACTCGCCGGGAAGGAGGCCGCCAGCGTCACCAGCAACCTGCCCGCCGCCATCGGCCCCGTGACCTATGTGGGCACGGCCGCCATGCAGGCGGAATGCGCGGAGTTTCGCGCGGCTCTGGGCAGCCCGGATGCGCCCGGCTTCATGGCCGCACCGTCACCCGGCATCCTCGCCGCCGTGGTGCAGAACCAGCATTACGCCAGTGACGATGCCTATCTCGATGCACTGGCCCATGCCCTCCGGGCCGAATACGGCGCCATCCTGGCCGCCGGCTTCACCTTGCAGATCGATTGCCCCGACCTCGCACTGGAGCGCCACGGCGCCTGGCAGGACAAGCCCCTCTCGGCCTTCCTCCATTTCTCCGAGCGTGTCGTCGCCGCCATCAACCGTGCCATCGAAGGGCTGCCGCGGCAGCGCATCCGGCTGCATGTCTGCTGGGGCAATTACGAGGCGCCGCATGACCATGACGTGCCCTTCGAGGATATCTGGCCGGTGATCCGCCAGGCGCAGGTGGGTGGCTTCGTGCTGCCCTTCGCCAATCCGCGCCACGCGCATGAACACCGGGTCTTCCGCCGCATGCCGCTGGCCGAGGATCAGATCCTGGTGGCCGGGGTGATTGATACGCTCACCAATTTCGTCGAGCACCCCGAAGTCGTCGCCGAACGGCTCGAACGCATCGCCGAGAGCATGGGCGATCCGCGCCGGCTGATGGCGGGGACCGATTGCGGCTTCGACACCTCGGCCGGGCGCGGGCGCGTGGTGGCCGAAGTGGTCTGGGCCAAGCTGCGCAGCATGGCGGAAGGGGCGCGCATCGCCTCTGGCCGCCTGCTCGGCCCGGGCTGA
- a CDS encoding ureidoglycolate lyase, giving the protein MGRILRLEPLTAEAFRPFGDVMDPPALGERPALGASVVARDGASTPTLAFNHAAPVALPLLATQMERHNRSAQCFVPMDVSRWVVMVAPDRGGAPDIAGLRGFLVRGDQAVNYHLGSWHHPLRVLDRPARFAILMWTTGHKPDDEEWATLEEAVELRG; this is encoded by the coding sequence ATGGGCCGCATCCTGCGGCTGGAACCGCTCACCGCCGAAGCCTTTCGGCCCTTCGGCGATGTGATGGACCCACCCGCCCTGGGTGAGAGGCCCGCGCTGGGCGCCAGCGTGGTGGCGCGCGATGGCGCCAGCACGCCCACGCTGGCTTTCAACCACGCAGCCCCTGTGGCCCTGCCGCTGCTGGCAACACAGATGGAGCGGCACAACCGGTCCGCGCAATGCTTCGTGCCGATGGATGTTTCGCGCTGGGTGGTGATGGTGGCGCCCGATCGCGGCGGCGCGCCCGACATCGCGGGGCTGCGCGGCTTCCTCGTGCGCGGCGACCAGGCGGTGAATTACCATCTGGGCAGCTGGCATCATCCGCTGCGCGTGCTGGACCGGCCCGCGCGCTTCGCCATCCTGATGTGGACCACCGGCCACAAACCGGATGACGAGGAATGGGCCACCCTGGAGGAAGCCGTGGAGTTGCGCGGGTGA
- a CDS encoding aspartate/glutamate racemase family protein: MTCRILVVNSNTTESVTARIALAAQAALPPGCSVETVSAPFGLPLIVTRADWSVAGPATVAALAARRGQFDAAVVACFGDPGVDAARELFDVPVIGISEAAFHAASMLGRRFGIVSFTAALKPMFVDCLEHAGLAHRCAGFRMGPAFSGDPGRVAEERRDMILELCRASIEQDGAEVVILAGGPLAGLAPLLAPDVAAPLVDGTAAGVRLAAALAGLAPVRRPHRGRALAGYEPGLTALYAEGAN, encoded by the coding sequence ATGACCTGCCGCATCCTCGTCGTGAACAGCAACACCACCGAGAGCGTGACCGCGCGCATCGCCCTGGCCGCGCAGGCCGCCCTGCCGCCAGGTTGCAGCGTGGAGACCGTCAGCGCGCCCTTTGGCCTGCCGCTCATCGTCACGCGGGCCGACTGGTCCGTGGCAGGGCCCGCGACGGTCGCGGCACTTGCCGCCCGGCGTGGGCAATTCGACGCGGCCGTTGTCGCCTGCTTCGGCGATCCAGGCGTGGACGCGGCGCGGGAGTTGTTCGACGTGCCCGTCATCGGCATCAGCGAGGCCGCCTTCCATGCCGCCAGCATGCTTGGCCGCCGCTTCGGCATTGTCAGCTTCACCGCGGCGCTGAAGCCCATGTTCGTGGATTGCCTGGAGCATGCGGGCCTCGCTCACCGCTGCGCCGGGTTCCGCATGGGGCCCGCCTTCTCCGGCGATCCGGGGCGCGTCGCGGAGGAGAGGCGGGACATGATCCTGGAACTGTGCCGCGCCAGCATAGAGCAGGATGGCGCGGAGGTGGTGATCCTGGCGGGCGGCCCGCTCGCTGGCCTCGCGCCGCTGCTGGCGCCCGATGTGGCGGCCCCGCTGGTGGATGGCACGGCGGCGGGCGTCCGGCTGGCCGCGGCGCTGGCCGGCCTCGCGCCCGTACGGCGCCCGCATCGCGGCCGCGCGCTTGCCGGCTATGAGCCAGGGCTGACGGCGCTCTATGCCGAAGGCGCAAACTGA
- a CDS encoding methyl-accepting chemotaxis protein, producing the protein MGKPPARGRLLGRIGTRAAVILVLMFSVLAFLAGNSLVLLTRQGAIIEQMGVRDRAAIEAVDDFSNDVADFAQAFAAVLAGVLPPTVTAPRMQRNAAGITESFELLYGLVQARIDPVAAAGARDMAARLPDLGERVRDAFARRARDQYAPLQEEWLDMVVAFNTLASLARGIAKADADANLNRAHALQAEGRKYTYVAAGIGLLGLGLVWFVLVQLTARPLSRLARSMQRLARGDAEVEVSEAGRLDQVGEMARAVEVFKTNLANSNRLMEQALEGARRTAVVTNQASQAIGQVSDGAMTQLAELRQVSDALSHTADAVADVGRSTQQARDTASEAQSLLGESLEKVRLLIETVDAVGEDTERVTRIAGTIAKIATQTNILAINAAIEAARAGEHGRGLAVVAEEVRALAANTEALAQEIADVVLAAGRRTREGAGTAAAVGEAMDGFERLTGESARLAAAIAVAMEEQQTTVASLDERVATLTRIGQSNATAAEEITVTMIDLSRLAAESRRAVESMAARPE; encoded by the coding sequence GTGGGGAAGCCGCCGGCGCGCGGCCGCCTCTTGGGGCGCATCGGCACGCGCGCTGCCGTCATCCTCGTGTTGATGTTCTCGGTGCTGGCTTTCCTCGCCGGCAATTCCCTGGTGCTGCTGACGCGCCAGGGCGCCATCATCGAGCAGATGGGCGTGCGTGACCGCGCGGCGATCGAGGCGGTGGACGATTTTTCGAATGATGTCGCGGATTTCGCGCAGGCCTTCGCCGCCGTGCTGGCGGGCGTTCTGCCGCCCACCGTGACGGCGCCGCGCATGCAGCGCAACGCGGCGGGCATCACCGAGAGCTTCGAGCTGCTCTATGGCCTCGTGCAGGCGCGGATTGATCCCGTCGCCGCCGCCGGTGCGCGGGACATGGCCGCCCGGCTGCCGGATCTGGGCGAGCGTGTGCGCGATGCCTTCGCCCGCCGTGCCCGCGACCAATACGCGCCCCTCCAGGAGGAGTGGCTGGACATGGTGGTCGCCTTCAACACGCTGGCCAGCCTTGCGCGCGGCATCGCCAAGGCGGATGCGGATGCCAATCTCAACCGGGCGCATGCGCTGCAGGCGGAGGGGCGGAAATACACCTATGTCGCGGCCGGGATCGGGCTGCTTGGCCTGGGCCTCGTGTGGTTCGTGCTGGTGCAGTTGACGGCGCGTCCGCTGTCGCGCCTCGCGCGGTCGATGCAGCGCCTGGCGCGCGGCGATGCCGAGGTGGAAGTCTCCGAAGCCGGCCGGCTGGACCAGGTGGGGGAAATGGCCCGCGCGGTGGAGGTGTTCAAAACCAACCTCGCCAATTCCAACCGCCTGATGGAGCAGGCGCTGGAAGGGGCACGCCGCACCGCCGTCGTCACCAACCAGGCCAGCCAGGCCATCGGCCAGGTCAGTGACGGCGCGATGACGCAGCTGGCCGAATTGCGCCAGGTCTCGGACGCGCTCTCGCACACGGCCGATGCGGTCGCCGATGTGGGCCGCAGCACGCAGCAGGCGCGCGATACCGCGAGCGAAGCGCAAAGCCTGCTGGGCGAAAGCCTGGAGAAGGTGCGCCTGCTCATCGAGACGGTGGATGCCGTGGGCGAGGATACCGAGCGCGTGACCCGCATCGCCGGCACCATCGCCAAGATCGCGACGCAGACCAACATCCTCGCGATCAACGCCGCCATCGAGGCGGCGCGCGCGGGCGAGCATGGCCGCGGCCTTGCCGTGGTGGCGGAGGAGGTGCGCGCGCTGGCCGCGAATACCGAGGCCTTGGCCCAGGAAATCGCCGATGTGGTGCTCGCCGCCGGCCGGCGCACCCGCGAAGGGGCGGGAACCGCCGCCGCCGTGGGCGAGGCGATGGACGGCTTCGAGCGCCTGACGGGCGAGTCCGCGCGGCTGGCGGCGGCGATCGCCGTCGCCATGGAAGAACAGCAGACGACCGTCGCCTCGCTCGATGAGCGCGTGGCGACGCTGACCCGCATCGGCCAGTCCAACGCGACGGCCGCCGAGGAAATCACCGTGACGATGATTGATCTCTCCCGCCTCGCCGCCGAATCGCGGCGCGCGGTGGAAAGCATGGCAGCACGACCGGAATGA